Proteins from one Mixophyes fleayi isolate aMixFle1 chromosome 9, aMixFle1.hap1, whole genome shotgun sequence genomic window:
- the AIFM1 gene encoding apoptosis-inducing factor 1, mitochondrial, which yields MALSRVVVLGLQAAHRGGQGKHKLRSSSSSLLQHFSLPYNQLFRNAGNAAKVPPSGSSFYGLFVGAAALGAGIYVYRTLHSDKSRFYDRMSTFRSIREHSEQNESPGSIASHAESTEADVGKQETVTVEVPPPAGLPSHVPFLLIGGGTASFAAARSIRARDPGAKVLIISEEMDPPYMRPPLSKELWFSDDPDVTETLRFKQWNGKERSIFFQPPSFYVAPEELMSTEHGGVSVLTGKKVVHMDVRENKVRLNDGTHISYEKCLIATGGSPRNLPAIERSSEEVKQKTTLFRRVSDFRSLERLSSSVDSITIIGGGFLGSELACALGRRGQRSGLEVIQMFPESGNMGKILPEYLSHWTTEKVKSEGVNVMSDAVVKSVSYQDGKLRIYLKDGRQVQTDHIVAAVGLEPNTELAKSAGLELDGDFGGYRVNAELQARNNVWVAGDAACFYDIKLGRRRVEHHDHAVVSGRLVGENMTGACKPYWHQSMFWSDLGPEVGYEAIGIVDSALPTVGVFAKATEKDTPKRAAEESGTGIRSESEVHDVMQTEKETKEPSPSLPAPAQQGDSYGKGVVFYLRDNVVVGIVLWNIFNRMPIARKIIKDGEQHTDLNEVAKLFNIHEE from the exons GCTCTTTGCTTCAGCACTTTTCTTTACCTTATAATCAACTATTCAGAAATGCTGGTAATGCTGCAAAGGTTCCACCATCTGGAAGCAGTTTTTATGGCTTGTTTGTGGGAGCAGCTGCTCTGGGAGCTGGAATCTAT GTGTACAGAACACTTCATAGCGATAAGTCACGGTTTTATGACCGGATGTCTACTTTTAGGTCAATCAGAGAGCATAGTG AGCAAAATGAGAGTCCAGGTAGTATAG catcGCATGCAGAATCCACAGAGGCTGATGTTGGTAAACAAG AAACTGTAACGGTGGAGGTTCCACCTCCTGCAGGATTGCCATCCCATGTACCGTTTCTTCTGATTGGTGGAGGTACAGCTTCATTTGCTGCAGCTCGATCCATCCGTGCCAGAGATCCAGGTGCAAAG GTCCTGATCATATCAGAAGAGATGGATCCTCCATATATGCGACCTCCACTCTCCAAGGAACTGTGGTTCTCTGATGATCCTGATGTGACAGAGACTCTGCGTTTTAAACAGTGGAATGGCAAAGAGAGGAG TATTTTCTTTCAGCCACCCTCTTTTTATGTGGCCCCTGAGGAACTGATGTCGACAGAACATGGTGGAGTTTCTGTTCTGACTGGGAAAAAG gtgGTACACATGGATGTCCGAGAGAACAAGGTGAGACTGAATGATGGAACCCATATCTCATATGAAAAATGCTTGATTGCCACAG GAGGATCTCCTCGTAATCTTCCAGCCATAGAACGATCTAGTGAAGAAGTGAagcaaaaaacaacacttttcagacgg GTGTCTGATTTTCGATCCTTGGAACGTCTTTCTTCATCTGTTGACTCCATTACAATAATTGGGGGTGGATTCCTGGGCAGTGAGCTGGCTTGTGCTCTGGGAAGGAGAG GACAGCGGTCTGGTTTGGAGGTGATCCAGATGTTTCCAGAGTCAGGAAATATGGGGAAGATTCTCCCAGAGTATCTAAGCCATTGGACCACTGAGAAAGTGAAGAGTG aGGGGGTTAATGTAATGTCAGACGCTGTGGTTAAGTCTGTCAGCTATCAAGATGGGAAACTTCGCATTTATCTGAAGGATGGACGTCAG GTGCAGACAGATCATATTGTTGCAGCAGTTGGTTTGGAGCCTAATACTGAATTGGCAAAGTCGGCTGGTTTGGAACTCGATGGTGACTTTGGAGGGTATAGGGTTAATGCAGAACTTCAGGCTCGCAACAATGTGTGGGTG GCAGGTGATGCTGCCTGCTTCTATGACATTAAGCTAGGACGGAGGCGAGTGGAACACCACGATCATGCGGTGGTGAGCGGGCGACTTGTTGGAGAGAACATGACTGGAGCTTGTAAACCGTACTGGCACCAGTCCATGTTTTG GAGTGACCTAGGTCCAGAGGTTGGATATGAAGCCATTGGCATTGTTGACAGCGCACTTCCAACAGTTGGTGTATTCGCCAAAGCCACTGAAAAAGACACACCaaagagagctgctgaagaaagCG GCACAGGGATCCGCTCTGAGAGTGAAGTTCATGATGTGATGCAAACGGAGAAGGAAACCAAGGAGCCCTCACCCTCCCTCCCTGCTCCCGCACAACAGGGGGACTCCTATGGAAAAGGAGTAGTATTTTACCTCCGAGACAATGTGGTGGTTggaattgtgctttggaacatcTTCAATCGTATGCCAATTGCACGCaag ATAATAAAAGATGGAGAACAACACACAGACTTGAACGAAGTAGCCAAACTCTTCAATATCCATGAGGAATAA